A genomic segment from Rahnella aceris encodes:
- the bcsE gene encoding cellulose biosynthesis protein BcsE: MALSFSLGMKQFWNGLARMQAQGLYWVNTESQEAAYHLCGQTVEAQQGEVPVNVFFPQHNLICTAQENRLSDDDILLTYLKKYQKKTFYYLLANGKKAFLSLAADINRLPAHSASLMILLLPVSTWQAVNDKQWVRWLSEMSACVNNKGATILIICYGAGINAVKTQLHLYHRNICGLADLKTDVEPNQWGVSWWHDNLGAEANTLYPLTRRLTGWEIQKNASAAVSEQTGDDQWMLLAERSVLEGAPALSERWFLFDDNEALSERAAHARSATVIFALTGNDEVEVLARQVHRLRMQRGNGLKIVVREMNSSLRYVDQRLLQACGANLVVPQAARLSNFLTLLDDLQNLTYTRHVPDDIGLLLDSRLPTHHKGYLPLPVFCEVMHDIWNHAALATESRGILISLRPAAGISPQQAMSLCSLRRDGDILTVTGRHLYLFLSNCQVSDVENVLAFLFNLPVKEVFTSQTFWSQELDIRTEVLRLAARPPMANPVSEAQPFVAHKTEPLKRAQVHQPVPITLAVSDTPVIQARE, from the coding sequence ATGGCACTCTCCTTTTCATTGGGCATGAAGCAATTCTGGAATGGATTAGCCCGGATGCAGGCTCAGGGGCTTTACTGGGTTAACACCGAAAGTCAGGAAGCCGCTTATCATCTTTGCGGACAAACGGTTGAGGCTCAGCAAGGTGAAGTTCCGGTCAACGTTTTTTTCCCACAGCACAATTTAATTTGCACTGCACAAGAAAACAGGCTATCTGACGATGATATCCTTCTCACTTATTTAAAAAAATATCAGAAAAAAACGTTTTATTACCTGTTAGCGAATGGGAAGAAAGCATTTCTCTCTCTTGCAGCGGATATTAATCGTTTGCCTGCTCACTCAGCCTCATTAATGATTCTATTACTTCCGGTCAGTACCTGGCAGGCAGTAAATGATAAACAATGGGTCCGCTGGCTGAGTGAAATGAGCGCATGTGTCAATAATAAAGGTGCAACTATCCTTATTATCTGCTATGGAGCCGGTATTAATGCGGTTAAAACTCAGCTTCATTTATACCATCGCAATATATGCGGTCTTGCGGATTTGAAAACAGATGTTGAACCGAACCAGTGGGGCGTTTCCTGGTGGCATGACAATTTGGGGGCAGAAGCTAATACGCTTTATCCACTGACGCGCCGCCTGACCGGCTGGGAAATTCAAAAGAACGCCTCTGCCGCTGTTTCCGAACAAACCGGCGATGATCAGTGGATGCTGCTGGCCGAACGCTCAGTGCTTGAAGGCGCACCTGCACTTTCAGAACGCTGGTTCCTGTTCGATGATAATGAGGCGCTGAGCGAGCGCGCGGCACATGCGCGATCGGCGACGGTCATTTTCGCCCTCACCGGTAATGACGAAGTGGAAGTGCTGGCCCGTCAGGTTCATCGTTTACGCATGCAGCGTGGCAATGGTTTAAAAATTGTCGTGCGCGAAATGAATTCTTCTTTGCGCTATGTCGATCAGCGTCTGCTCCAGGCCTGTGGTGCGAATCTGGTTGTGCCACAAGCAGCGCGCCTCTCCAACTTTCTGACCTTGCTCGATGACCTGCAAAATCTCACTTATACCCGCCATGTGCCGGATGATATCGGGCTGCTGCTCGACAGCCGTCTGCCCACGCATCATAAGGGTTATCTGCCACTGCCGGTTTTCTGCGAAGTCATGCACGATATCTGGAATCACGCCGCGCTGGCGACGGAATCCCGGGGCATTTTAATTTCGCTGCGCCCTGCCGCCGGGATCAGCCCGCAGCAGGCGATGTCTTTGTGTTCTCTGCGCCGCGACGGCGATATTCTGACCGTTACCGGGCGTCATCTGTATCTGTTCCTGTCGAACTGTCAGGTCAGCGACGTCGAAAATGTACTGGCGTTTCTGTTTAATCTGCCGGTCAAAGAAGTGTTCACCAGCCAGACGTTCTGGAGTCAGGAGCTGGATATCCGCACGGAAGTTTTGCGTCTGGCCGCCAGGCCGCCGATGGCAAATCCGGTGTCTGAAGCGCAGCCTTTTGTGGCGCATAAAACTGAACCTTTAAAACGTGCCCAGGTTCATCAGCCCGTTCCCATCACGCTGGCCGTGAGCGATACGCCAGTTATTCAGGCGCGGGAGTAA
- the bcsR gene encoding cellulose biosynthesis protein BcsR, producing MGANIVDPEESEPTKDDDFFALSHLFSLSELNYVDIARKEKIPQLMSRWPLLAELAQYGERGAEKK from the coding sequence GTGGGAGCCAATATTGTAGACCCGGAGGAATCCGAACCGACGAAAGATGATGATTTCTTTGCACTGAGTCACCTTTTTTCTTTGTCAGAATTAAATTATGTCGATATAGCCCGTAAAGAAAAGATTCCGCAACTAATGTCCCGCTGGCCGCTACTGGCTGAGCTGGCGCAATACGGTGAACGCGGCGCGGAGAAAAAATAA
- the bcsQ gene encoding cellulose biosynthesis protein BcsQ translates to MAVIALQGIRGGTGTTSVTAALAWGLAQLNEKVLVIDFSPENLLRLHFGMPFAQARGWRYAHNTGEPWQNSALRYHSHLDFLPYGHATTGDASQPDFDWQKAITQLKNTGVYDWILIDSPAADPLTAQKIADSTVVLLHADTQSHTRLHQYVLPANGRYLLNQFIPSSQLQQDILLLWQETLPVLIPVILHRDEAMAESLAAKQPAGEWNSNSKISREINTLANWFLLHLRHSGDVHSQTMGRSPEK, encoded by the coding sequence ATGGCTGTCATTGCCTTACAGGGAATTCGTGGCGGTACGGGCACCACTTCAGTCACGGCTGCACTGGCCTGGGGTCTTGCGCAATTAAATGAAAAGGTTCTGGTCATCGACTTTTCACCGGAAAACTTACTGCGATTGCACTTTGGTATGCCTTTCGCTCAGGCTCGCGGATGGCGCTATGCGCACAATACAGGAGAGCCGTGGCAAAACTCCGCACTGCGTTACCACTCTCATCTTGATTTCCTGCCTTACGGGCATGCCACGACCGGCGACGCCAGTCAGCCGGATTTTGACTGGCAAAAGGCGATCACTCAGCTTAAAAATACCGGCGTATATGACTGGATCCTGATCGACTCTCCGGCAGCCGATCCGCTTACCGCGCAAAAAATTGCCGACAGTACGGTAGTGCTTCTCCACGCCGATACCCAGTCACACACCCGTTTACATCAGTATGTGCTGCCAGCCAACGGGCGCTATCTGCTCAATCAGTTCATTCCTTCCAGTCAGTTACAGCAGGATATTTTGCTGTTATGGCAGGAAACTTTGCCCGTTTTGATTCCGGTAATTCTGCACCGCGACGAAGCCATGGCGGAGTCACTGGCGGCGAAACAACCGGCAGGGGAATGGAATAGTAACAGTAAAATCAGTCGCGAAATTAACACGCTGGCGAACTGGTTCCTGCTGCATTTGCGCCATTCAGGGGATGTGCATAGCCAGACAATGGGGCGGAGTCCGGAAAAATGA
- the bcsA gene encoding UDP-forming cellulose synthase catalytic subunit, with product MNRVLNLFLVPPVVFELQNRYRYYRASHSSRTAAGVMIFCVALSWLFLRFESPVWQRVKAQRTRWYPQISPSRPRLADPLRYIVQSLWLLIILPAESRRGRVIHTRWPQQLRKKVHLWLELLPEQVTHSPLEIKVTRRIGKMSRLGKRILVWMTALVALTLAMFCISQPFSYIAQFVFVVLLWSIAMIIRRIPGRFPALMMIVLSLTISCRYLWWRYTSTLNWEDPLSLICGLLLLGAETYSWTVLVLGYIQTLWPLNRKPVPMPADVSTWPTVDLLIPTYNEDLSVVKPTLYAALGLDWPRDKLTIYLLDDGNRQEFADFAHEIGVKYIARETRENAKAGNINNALKQAKSQLVAIFDCDHVPTRSFLQLTVGWFFKDKKLSMLQTPHHFFSPDPFERNLGRMRRTPNEGELFYGLVQDGNDLWDASFFCGSCAVLRRDVLDEIGGIAVETVTEDAHTSLRMHRHGYTSAYIRIPQAAGLATESLSAHISQRIRWARGMVQIFRLDNPMFGKGLKLAQRLCYANAMLHFLAGIPRLIFLTAPLAFLLLHAYIIYAPAVAIALYVLPHMIHASLTNSRVQGKYRHSFWNEIYETVLAWYIARPTTVALFNPHAGAFNVTAKGGLNKHAYVDWKISRPYQILMLLNLAGLFFGAYRIVYGRPDEILTVLVSMAWVIYNMIILGGAIAVAFESKQVRQAHRVEARMPASLLKPDGHIYVCTIQDYSDNGVGLETPSASQFHAGDNVTLLLHRGQQEYTFPMQISRVFGENIGMQLLPLTTQQHIDFIQCTFARADSWVLREDNFPEDKPMESLREVLGLGIRGYLRMLDIAPQRYRPLASGTRTFGRWLLSFAPRNPPLAVQPDEYNLMMTKQ from the coding sequence ATGAACCGCGTGCTCAACCTGTTTCTGGTGCCGCCGGTAGTTTTCGAATTACAAAACCGCTACCGGTACTATCGCGCCAGCCACTCCTCACGGACCGCCGCTGGCGTAATGATTTTCTGCGTGGCGCTTAGCTGGCTGTTTTTGCGTTTTGAATCCCCAGTCTGGCAGCGTGTTAAAGCACAACGCACCCGCTGGTATCCGCAAATTTCGCCGTCGCGCCCGCGTCTGGCCGATCCGCTGCGCTATATCGTGCAAAGCCTGTGGTTGCTGATCATCCTGCCTGCTGAAAGCCGGCGCGGGCGTGTGATTCACACCCGCTGGCCACAGCAGTTGCGCAAAAAAGTCCATTTGTGGCTCGAATTATTACCTGAACAGGTCACACACAGTCCGCTGGAAATTAAGGTCACGCGCCGTATCGGCAAAATGAGCCGTCTCGGTAAACGTATTCTGGTCTGGATGACCGCACTGGTGGCGCTCACCCTGGCGATGTTCTGTATTTCTCAGCCTTTTAGTTACATCGCACAGTTCGTCTTCGTGGTGCTGCTGTGGAGCATTGCGATGATTATTCGCCGTATTCCGGGCCGCTTCCCGGCGCTGATGATGATCGTGTTGTCGCTGACCATTTCCTGCCGTTATTTATGGTGGCGCTACACCTCAACGCTGAACTGGGAAGATCCGCTGAGTCTGATTTGCGGCCTGCTTCTGTTAGGTGCGGAAACCTATTCCTGGACGGTGCTGGTGCTGGGCTATATCCAGACCCTCTGGCCGCTCAACCGTAAACCGGTGCCGATGCCTGCAGATGTCTCGACGTGGCCGACGGTGGATCTGCTGATCCCGACGTATAACGAAGATCTCAGCGTCGTGAAACCGACGCTGTACGCCGCGCTGGGTCTCGACTGGCCCCGGGACAAACTGACCATTTATCTGCTTGATGACGGCAACCGGCAGGAATTCGCCGATTTTGCCCATGAAATTGGTGTGAAATACATCGCCCGTGAAACGCGTGAAAATGCCAAAGCGGGCAACATCAATAACGCACTGAAACAGGCGAAAAGCCAGCTTGTGGCGATTTTTGACTGCGACCACGTGCCGACCCGTTCTTTCCTGCAACTGACGGTCGGCTGGTTCTTTAAAGATAAAAAACTCAGCATGTTGCAAACGCCGCATCATTTTTTCTCGCCCGATCCGTTCGAACGTAATCTGGGCCGTATGCGCCGCACGCCAAACGAAGGCGAACTGTTTTACGGACTGGTGCAGGACGGCAACGACCTGTGGGATGCCAGTTTCTTCTGTGGATCCTGCGCCGTATTGCGCCGCGATGTGCTTGATGAAATCGGCGGTATCGCCGTAGAAACGGTCACTGAAGATGCGCACACGTCTCTGCGGATGCACCGCCACGGTTACACGTCGGCGTATATTCGTATTCCGCAGGCGGCGGGGCTGGCGACAGAAAGCCTCTCTGCTCACATCAGCCAGCGGATCCGCTGGGCGCGCGGCATGGTACAGATATTCCGCCTCGACAATCCGATGTTTGGTAAAGGGCTGAAGCTGGCGCAACGGTTGTGTTACGCCAACGCCATGTTGCATTTTCTGGCCGGTATTCCGCGCCTGATCTTCCTCACAGCGCCCCTGGCGTTTCTGCTGCTGCATGCTTACATCATTTATGCACCGGCCGTTGCCATCGCACTGTATGTCTTGCCGCACATGATCCATGCCAGCCTGACTAACTCCCGCGTACAGGGCAAATACCGCCATTCGTTCTGGAATGAAATCTACGAAACCGTGCTGGCCTGGTATATCGCCAGGCCGACCACCGTGGCGTTGTTTAATCCGCATGCCGGGGCTTTCAACGTCACGGCCAAAGGCGGCCTGAATAAGCACGCTTACGTTGACTGGAAAATCAGCCGCCCGTATCAAATCCTGATGTTGCTCAATCTGGCCGGTTTATTCTTCGGTGCCTACCGCATTGTCTATGGCCGCCCGGATGAAATCCTGACGGTGCTGGTGAGTATGGCGTGGGTGATTTACAACATGATTATTCTGGGCGGGGCGATTGCCGTGGCGTTCGAATCCAAACAGGTGCGTCAGGCACATCGTGTAGAAGCCAGAATGCCCGCGTCACTGTTAAAACCCGACGGACACATTTATGTCTGCACCATTCAGGACTACTCCGACAACGGTGTCGGACTGGAAACCCCGAGCGCAAGCCAGTTTCATGCCGGTGACAACGTCACGTTACTGCTTCACCGTGGACAACAGGAATATACCTTCCCGATGCAGATCAGCCGCGTGTTTGGTGAAAACATCGGCATGCAGTTACTGCCATTAACCACCCAACAACATATCGATTTCATCCAATGTACGTTTGCCCGGGCCGACAGTTGGGTATTACGCGAAGACAACTTCCCTGAAGACAAACCGATGGAAAGCCTGCGTGAGGTGCTGGGGTTGGGGATCCGTGGCTATCTGCGGATGCTGGACATCGCCCCGCAACGCTACCGTCCGCTGGCGTCCGGAACCCGAACGTTTGGCCGCTGGCTGCTGTCTTTCGCTCCGCGTAATCCGCCGCTTGCCGTTCAGCCTGATGAATACAACCTGATGATGACAAAACAATGA
- the bcsB gene encoding cellulose biosynthesis cyclic di-GMP-binding regulatory protein BcsB, protein MKRLPLTTFMASALMTLALGSVAPAFSEQTPAPVVPGNATPAPEVTLPMVAPAVNPMIIPGAPVRSVTLPFADVAPRPGAITLRGIQPNGQIEFGVRSDEVVTQATLNLEFTPSPSLIPVQSHLKVYLNDQLMGVEVIDKDQLGKKNHLQMTIDPRYVTDFNRIRLEFIGHYQNVCENPANTTLWLEIGKGSSLSLQYQKLPLSNDLAHFPVPFFDARDSRPLSLPMVFATSPDAGQQQAAAILASWFGTKAQWRGQSFPTLYNQLPDGHAVVFATNGKRPDFLKELPPVKGPVVQMISRPDNPYIKMLLILGRDDQDLLTAVKGIAQGNILFRGETIGVDKVDRIQPRQPYDAPNWVRTDRPMNFGELKQYAEQLQSDGIQPNPITLNINLPPDLFLINSSGIDMRLKYRYTSPQLKNTSRLSISLNNQFVQDLTLKTGHDEDSQLLHLSLLQGLLDGSKDLNIPALKLGAVNQMRFDFDYTSLLASGTEGRCETYNTVPNHVVIDDSSTIDFSGYRHFMAMPDLRAFANAGFPFSRLADLSQTLLVVQPQPQPVQLTTLLDTMGNIGALTGYPALGVGLTEDAAKAKSTDADLLVIGNLPADLRDDSMRDEKKASLLIEAARDAVNTPVRQTSLPDNTAPASDARVDASAQISAQGPIAAVVGLQSPYFDQRSVVALMANGQQGFEMLNKSMQDSKQRAQVFGSVAVVRDSGVSSLKVGDTYYAGHLPWWERVWNALANHPVLLAVMAVIVVILAAILLWTGLRSLARRRLSDDDQE, encoded by the coding sequence ATGAAAAGACTTCCGTTAACCACTTTTATGGCATCTGCCTTGATGACATTGGCGTTGGGTTCTGTGGCTCCGGCCTTCAGTGAACAGACGCCTGCACCGGTTGTACCGGGCAACGCCACGCCTGCGCCTGAAGTGACCCTGCCGATGGTGGCGCCTGCGGTAAACCCGATGATTATTCCGGGTGCGCCGGTGCGCAGCGTGACATTACCGTTTGCCGATGTGGCACCGCGGCCGGGTGCCATCACCTTGCGCGGTATTCAGCCGAACGGACAGATTGAGTTCGGTGTGCGCAGTGACGAAGTCGTGACACAGGCCACACTGAATCTCGAGTTCACGCCGTCGCCATCGCTGATCCCGGTTCAGTCGCATCTTAAGGTGTATCTCAACGACCAGCTGATGGGCGTTGAAGTGATTGATAAAGACCAGCTCGGCAAGAAAAATCACCTGCAGATGACCATTGACCCGCGTTATGTCACCGACTTCAACCGCATCCGTCTGGAGTTTATTGGTCACTACCAGAACGTCTGTGAAAACCCGGCGAACACCACCCTGTGGCTGGAAATCGGCAAGGGCAGTTCGCTTAGCCTGCAATATCAGAAACTGCCGCTGAGCAACGATCTGGCACATTTCCCGGTACCGTTCTTTGATGCGCGCGACAGTCGTCCGCTGAGCCTGCCGATGGTCTTTGCCACGTCTCCGGATGCCGGCCAGCAACAGGCAGCGGCGATTCTGGCCTCCTGGTTCGGCACCAAAGCCCAGTGGCGCGGGCAATCCTTCCCGACGTTGTATAACCAGTTGCCGGACGGCCACGCGGTGGTGTTTGCAACCAATGGCAAACGCCCTGATTTCCTCAAAGAATTGCCGCCGGTGAAAGGGCCGGTGGTGCAGATGATCAGCCGCCCGGATAATCCGTACATCAAAATGCTGCTGATCCTCGGTCGTGATGATCAGGACTTACTGACGGCAGTAAAAGGCATTGCGCAGGGGAATATCCTGTTTCGTGGCGAAACGATCGGCGTCGATAAAGTGGACAGGATCCAGCCACGCCAGCCGTATGACGCGCCAAACTGGGTGCGTACCGATCGCCCGATGAATTTTGGCGAACTGAAACAGTATGCGGAACAGTTACAGTCTGACGGCATCCAGCCGAATCCGATCACGCTCAACATTAATCTGCCGCCGGATCTGTTCCTGATTAACAGCTCCGGTATCGATATGCGGCTGAAGTACCGTTATACCTCGCCACAGCTGAAAAACACTTCTCGCCTGAGCATCAGCCTGAATAACCAGTTTGTGCAGGATCTGACCCTGAAAACCGGACACGATGAAGATTCACAATTACTGCATCTGTCCCTGTTACAGGGGCTGCTGGATGGCAGCAAAGACCTGAATATTCCCGCGCTGAAACTGGGTGCGGTTAACCAGATGCGCTTCGATTTTGACTACACCTCGCTGCTGGCGAGCGGCACCGAAGGGCGCTGTGAAACCTATAACACCGTGCCAAATCATGTGGTGATAGATGACAGCTCCACTATCGACTTCTCCGGTTACCGCCATTTCATGGCGATGCCTGACTTGCGCGCCTTCGCCAACGCCGGTTTCCCGTTCAGCCGCCTGGCGGATTTATCCCAGACGCTGCTTGTGGTTCAGCCGCAACCGCAACCGGTTCAGTTAACTACGCTGCTTGATACGATGGGCAATATTGGCGCACTCACCGGTTATCCGGCGCTTGGCGTGGGGCTGACCGAAGATGCGGCAAAAGCAAAATCCACCGACGCCGATCTGCTGGTGATCGGCAATCTGCCTGCGGATTTGCGTGACGACAGCATGCGCGATGAGAAAAAGGCCAGCTTACTGATCGAGGCAGCGCGCGATGCGGTGAATACGCCAGTCCGCCAGACGTCGTTACCGGATAACACGGCACCGGCCAGCGATGCGCGGGTGGATGCCAGCGCGCAAATCAGTGCGCAAGGCCCGATTGCGGCGGTTGTCGGGTTACAGTCGCCGTACTTTGATCAGCGCAGCGTGGTCGCGCTGATGGCAAACGGTCAGCAGGGCTTCGAAATGCTGAACAAGTCGATGCAGGATAGCAAACAGAGGGCGCAGGTCTTTGGCTCGGTGGCGGTGGTGCGTGATTCCGGCGTCAGCAGTCTGAAAGTCGGTGATACCTATTATGCTGGCCATTTGCCGTGGTGGGAGCGGGTATGGAACGCCCTGGCGAACCATCCGGTATTGCTGGCGGTTATGGCGGTGATCGTGGTGATTCTGGCAGCAATCCTGTTGTGGACCGGTTTGCGTTCTCTGGCCCGTCGTCGTCTGTCTGATGATGACCAGGAATAA
- a CDS encoding cellulose synthase subunit BcsC-related outer membrane protein: MNTQRTNLFLRGRLALTIGLALLAAPAVAAPVVSPEQWLLEQVRVGEASHQDDLVRQSLFRLELMDPQNPKVMSARLRLLLREGDQAKAQQQLEKIKQVSPGSDEYRQAQLSLKIASPEMQQKLQQTRLLATAGRLDEAKAQYDELFGGQPPTLDLAVEYWQLIARLPGQKARAQAQLQALNNQYPGDVQLRLQLAQMAFDEGDNAKAVGLIKQIAATNEGRSPAADLWLQKIKDQTVGNPSVDALQQFIATFDTGPQVIAAQQELQRQQALLADPRYQARLRGLAQINNGGSTGAIAPLKQALQAQPDDAEVLGAMGLAYSRAGNRQQALTLFQRAKAAETDGYNAGKWNSLIRSNSYWLKIEQGDKALKTGLLDQGEAAYNQAQRLDSRDPWAQIGLGDVAVERKNDTQAEQAYRRALKLEHDNSSAQRGLANIYQRQSPQKALDYINSLPGASQAKLSDKQRGLQSDVVTAQAQKYAAEHNWNQAANRYGEVLKLNPDDVWTTYHYASALREAGEPAQADAAFAQFAAKRPVDPQQVYAYALYLSGSDRDDAALRHLNTLPQAKWDDNMREMAQRIQLGKTLTAIDTSLAAGNTSQAKQQLQQADLHELSLNQQRQVAMAWRDVGETTKAAALLQPLKTAARSQPDGQDKALIYRNAANLEQQLGQPQTARQDYAQAMVASGITGKVPEDNDSYTRLTRNNATDDWLKRGIRSDAHDLYRQQDVNFTLDTDSWTSSGTPGKSDLTANTTMLQADMPVYQGRGFLRADWVRMDAGTFDNEDGNYEASFGTCSDQNCRRYRSQNANGVSLGAGWENDKWKGDLGTTPLGFPVVDWVGGLAYSGDWGDIGWTTTVSRRPVSSSLLSFAGAKDPGTGTTWGGVRATGASLGLSYDQGQANGVWADLSAHQLTGENVEDNTRERLMGGYYYKVINEDNRRATVGLSSMLWHYQKDLSGYTLGQGGYYSPQQYFSLSVPVSYRQRTENWSWQLGGSVSWSRSSTSDQKRYPIQNLIPDSLPDKNAIETGSSRSGFGYTLQALLERRVSSHWTVGGGIDIQQAKDYTPSHFLLYARYSMSGWQGDLDMPPEPLVPYADFK; the protein is encoded by the coding sequence GTGAACACACAGCGCACAAACCTGTTTTTGCGCGGCAGACTGGCCCTGACGATCGGGCTGGCCTTGCTGGCTGCGCCTGCGGTTGCAGCCCCCGTTGTTTCACCGGAACAATGGTTACTGGAACAGGTGCGGGTCGGTGAAGCCAGTCATCAGGACGATCTGGTGCGTCAGTCCCTGTTTCGCCTGGAATTAATGGATCCGCAAAACCCGAAAGTCATGTCCGCCCGTTTACGTTTGCTTCTCCGCGAAGGCGATCAGGCCAAGGCACAGCAGCAACTGGAAAAAATTAAACAGGTTTCGCCTGGTTCGGATGAATACCGGCAGGCGCAGCTGAGCCTGAAAATCGCCTCCCCGGAAATGCAGCAAAAACTCCAGCAGACGCGGTTACTGGCAACGGCAGGGCGGCTCGATGAAGCCAAAGCGCAATATGATGAGTTGTTTGGTGGCCAGCCGCCAACGCTGGATCTGGCAGTAGAATACTGGCAACTTATTGCGCGGCTGCCGGGGCAAAAAGCCCGTGCGCAGGCACAGCTTCAGGCGCTGAATAATCAGTATCCGGGTGATGTGCAGTTACGTCTGCAACTGGCGCAGATGGCGTTTGACGAAGGGGATAACGCCAAAGCTGTCGGGCTGATTAAGCAAATCGCCGCCACCAATGAAGGGCGTTCTCCGGCCGCTGATTTATGGCTGCAGAAGATTAAGGACCAGACTGTGGGCAACCCGAGCGTCGATGCCTTGCAACAGTTTATCGCCACGTTCGACACCGGTCCGCAGGTGATTGCCGCGCAGCAGGAACTTCAGCGCCAGCAGGCGTTACTGGCCGATCCGCGTTATCAGGCGCGACTCCGTGGTCTGGCGCAGATTAATAATGGTGGTTCCACCGGCGCGATTGCGCCGCTGAAGCAGGCATTGCAGGCGCAACCTGACGATGCTGAAGTCCTCGGTGCGATGGGGCTGGCTTATTCCCGCGCCGGTAACCGCCAGCAGGCGCTGACTTTGTTTCAGCGGGCGAAAGCCGCCGAAACAGATGGCTATAACGCGGGTAAATGGAACAGCCTGATCCGGTCCAACAGCTACTGGCTGAAAATCGAGCAGGGCGATAAGGCATTGAAAACCGGGCTGCTTGATCAGGGCGAAGCGGCTTACAACCAGGCGCAACGTCTGGACTCCCGCGACCCGTGGGCGCAGATCGGGCTTGGGGATGTGGCGGTTGAGCGCAAAAATGACACGCAGGCGGAGCAGGCTTACCGCCGCGCACTGAAGCTGGAGCACGATAACAGTAGCGCCCAGCGCGGGCTGGCGAATATCTATCAGCGTCAGTCGCCGCAAAAAGCGCTGGATTACATTAATTCATTGCCTGGTGCATCGCAGGCGAAACTCAGCGATAAACAGCGTGGACTGCAAAGTGACGTTGTCACTGCGCAGGCGCAAAAATATGCCGCCGAACACAACTGGAATCAGGCTGCGAACCGCTACGGCGAGGTGCTGAAACTCAATCCGGACGATGTCTGGACGACCTACCATTATGCCAGTGCCCTGCGTGAGGCGGGTGAACCGGCGCAGGCGGATGCGGCTTTTGCACAGTTTGCGGCGAAGCGTCCGGTGGATCCGCAACAGGTTTACGCTTATGCGTTGTATCTGTCCGGTTCCGATCGTGACGACGCCGCACTGCGCCATCTCAATACCTTGCCGCAGGCGAAATGGGACGACAACATGCGCGAAATGGCGCAGCGCATTCAGCTCGGTAAAACCCTGACCGCCATTGATACTTCCCTTGCTGCCGGTAATACCTCGCAGGCGAAACAGCAGTTGCAGCAGGCTGATCTGCATGAACTCAGCCTGAATCAGCAACGACAGGTCGCCATGGCCTGGCGTGATGTCGGTGAAACCACCAAAGCGGCGGCGCTGTTACAACCCTTGAAAACGGCTGCGCGTTCACAGCCGGACGGACAAGACAAGGCGCTGATTTATCGCAACGCCGCCAACCTTGAGCAGCAACTCGGACAGCCACAAACGGCGCGTCAGGATTACGCACAGGCGATGGTCGCCAGCGGCATCACCGGTAAAGTGCCAGAAGATAACGACAGCTATACGCGCCTGACCCGCAACAATGCCACGGATGACTGGCTGAAACGCGGTATCCGTTCAGACGCGCATGATCTGTACCGTCAGCAGGATGTGAATTTCACGCTGGACACCGATTCGTGGACATCAAGCGGCACGCCGGGGAAATCTGATCTCACGGCCAACACCACCATGTTGCAGGCGGATATGCCGGTTTATCAGGGGCGCGGATTCCTGCGGGCCGACTGGGTGCGGATGGATGCCGGAACCTTTGATAACGAAGACGGTAATTACGAAGCCAGTTTCGGGACCTGTAGCGATCAAAACTGCCGCCGTTACCGCAGCCAGAACGCCAATGGCGTCAGCCTTGGCGCAGGATGGGAAAATGACAAATGGAAAGGCGATTTAGGCACCACGCCACTGGGTTTCCCGGTTGTAGACTGGGTCGGCGGGCTGGCTTACAGCGGTGACTGGGGCGATATCGGCTGGACGACCACGGTGTCGCGCCGTCCGGTTTCCAGTTCGTTACTTTCTTTCGCGGGCGCAAAAGATCCGGGTACCGGCACCACCTGGGGCGGCGTTCGCGCGACCGGTGCCAGCCTGGGATTAAGTTACGATCAGGGGCAGGCTAACGGCGTGTGGGCTGATCTCAGCGCGCATCAGCTGACCGGTGAAAATGTCGAAGACAACACGCGCGAACGCCTGATGGGGGGCTATTACTACAAAGTCATTAACGAAGATAACCGCCGCGCCACGGTGGGGCTCAGCTCCATGCTCTGGCATTACCAGAAAGATCTCAGCGGTTACACGCTGGGACAGGGCGGTTACTACAGCCCGCAGCAATACTTCTCACTCTCCGTACCGGTCAGTTATCGCCAGCGCACGGAGAACTGGTCATGGCAGCTTGGCGGTTCGGTCTCCTGGTCGCGCTCCTCAACCAGCGATCAGAAACGCTATCCGATCCAGAATCTGATCCCGGATTCATTACCGGATAAAAATGCCATCGAAACTGGCAGCAGTAGATCCGGTTTTGGCTATACATTGCAGGCACTGCTCGAACGGCGCGTCAGTTCTCACTGGACCGTCGGCGGGGGGATTGATATTCAGCAGGCGAAGGATTACACGCCAAGCCACTTTCTGCTCTACGCGAGATATTCGATGAGCGGCTGGCAAGGGGATCTGGATATGCCGCCGGAACCGTTAGTGCCGTATGCGGACTTTAAATAA